Proteins encoded together in one Anguilla anguilla isolate fAngAng1 chromosome 9, fAngAng1.pri, whole genome shotgun sequence window:
- the spag7 gene encoding sperm-associated antigen 7 homolog, with the protein MADLLGSILSSMEKPPTVGDQESRRKAREQAARMKKMQEDERKKKAEFRKRMEKEVSSFIQDSAVQKKKYNPMSKIERSILHDVAEVAGLTSFSFGEDEESRYVMIFKKEFAPSDEELEAYRKGEEWDPQKAEERRRLREQAALDAQTANQTETRAASPSSNYRDKYSHLIGTSAAKDAAHTLEANRTYGCVPVANKRDTRSIEEAMNEIRAKKRLKKGEEEGGATGSS; encoded by the exons ATGGCGGACCTCCTGGGCTCGATCTTGAGCTCGATGGAAAAACCTCCCACTGTCGGCGATCAGGAGAGTCGACGGAAGGCCAGAG AGCAAGCGGCCAGAATGAAGAAGATGCAGGAGGACGAGAGGAAGAAGAAGGCCGAGTTCCGGAAGAGG ATGGAGAAAGAGGTGTCCAGTTTTATCCAAGACAGCGCTGTTCAGAAGAAAAAGTATAACCCCATGAGCAAAATCGAAAGGAGCATCCT CCACGACGTGGCAGAAGTCGCAGGGCTGACATCGTTCTCATTTGGGGAAGATGAGGAGAGCCGATACGTCATGATCTTCAAGAAg GAGTTTGCTCCGTCAGATGAGGAGTTGGAGGCGTACCGTAAGGGGGAGGAGTGGGACCCACAGAAAGCAGAGGAGAGGCGGAGACTGAGG GAGCAGGCAGCATTGGACGCGCAGACGGCCAATCAGACGGAGACACGGGCGGCCTCTCCCAGCTCCAACTACCGCGACAAGTACAGCCACCTGATCGGCACCTCAGCCGCCAAGGATGCTGCCCACACCCTGGAGGCCAATCGGACGTACGGATGCG tTCCTGTGGCCAACAAGAGGGACACGCGCTCCATCGAGGAGGCGATGAACGAGATCCGCGCCAAGAAGCGGCTGAAGAAGGGCGAGGAAGAGGGCGGAGCCACGGGCAGCTCCTGA
- the LOC118235294 gene encoding mitochondrial 2-oxoglutarate/malate carrier protein, translating to MAAAAGPPKPKTSPKSIKFLFGGLAGMGATVFVQPLDLVKNRMQLAGQGSKAREYKTSLHAVASILRNEGIGGIYTGLSAGLLRQATYTTTRLGIYTVLFERMTKPDGTPPNFLMKALIGMTAGATGAFVGTPAEVALIRMTADGRLPPDQRRGYSNVFNALIRITREEGVTTLWRGCVPTMARAVVVNAAQLASYSQSKQALLDTGYFGDDILCHFCASMISGLVTTAASMPVDIAKTRIQNMRMIDGKPEYKNGLDVLMKVIRNEGFFSLWKGFTPYYARLGPHTVLTFIFLEQMNKFYKKYFLDS from the exons ATGGCAGCCGCAGCAGGCCCCCCCAAGCCGAAGACCTCTCCCAAATCCATAAAGTTCCTCTTCGGGGGTCTGGCCGG GATGGGGGCGACGGTGTTTGTGCAGCCGCTGGACCTGGTGAAGAACCGCATGCAGCTGGCCGGGCAGGGCTCCAAGGCGCGCGAGTACAAGACCAGCCTGCACGCCGTGGCCAGCATCCTGCGCAACGAGGGCATCGGGGGCATCTACACCGG TCTCTCCGCAGGGCTGCTGAGGCAGGCCACCTACACCACCACTCGTTTGGGGATCTACACCGTGCTGTTTGAGCGCATGACCAAGCCGGACGGGACGCCCCCCAACTTCCTCATGAAGGCGCTGATCGGCATGACGGCGGGGGCCACCGGCGCCTTCGTGGGCACCCCCGCCGAGGTGGCCCTCATCCGCATGACCGCCGATGGCCG cTTGCCCCCGGACCAGAGGAGGGGGTACAGCAACGTGTTTAACGCCCTGATTCGGATCACCCGCGAGGAAGGGGTCACCACTCTCTGGAGG ggttgTGTACCCACCATGGCCAGGGCTGTCGTAGTGAACGCCGCCCAGCTGGCCTCGTACTCCCAGTCTAAACAGGCCCTTCTGGACACAG GGTATTTTGGTGATGACATCCTGTGCCACTTCTGTGCCAGCATGATTAGTGGACTGGTCACCACTGCCGCGTCCATGCCCGTGGACATCGCCAAGACCAG AATCCAGAACATGAGGATGATCGATGGCAAACCAGAATACAAAAATGGGCTG GACGTGCTGATGAAGGTGATTCGGAACGAGGGCTTCTTCAGCCTGTGGAAGGGCTTCACGCCGTACTACGCCCGCCTGGGACCCCACACGGTGCTCACCTTCATCTTCCTGGAGCAGATGAACAAGTTCTACAAGAAGTACTTCCTGGACTCGTAG